The genomic window TCAGACATTATGACTCGTGCACCTGCAATTAAATGTAGCGGTGTTGGAGATGCTTTAAAAATCAAACAGTGGTTTATTGATAATTTCGATGAGTTAAAAGAAATTGCCGAAAGTACAACTTCACATGGTAAACTTGTTAAAATTGACCCTATCTTAATTGTTGGAAGCTATGTCTATCCTAGATTCGTGTTCTCAACAGGTGACAGTATGGGAATGAATATGGTGACAATAGCTTCTGAAAAAATTCTCGAAAAACTTGCAGAAGAGACAACTGCAACTCACATTGCATTAAGCGGTAATGTTTGTGTTGATAAAAAGCCTGCTGCTATAAATGTCGTTGAAGGAAGAGGAAAAAGTGTTATAGCAGATATATTGGTTCCAAAAGATATTGTAGCTAAAAAACTCAAAACTACTGCAGAAGCGATTGTTGAAGTAAATATTGCTAAAAACCTCGTAGGTTCTGCAGCAAGCGGAAGCATGGCATACAATGCCCATTATGCAAATATGGTTGCGGCAATATTTTTAGCAACCGGTCAGGATGCGGCACATGTCGTTGAAGGATCTTTAGGAATAACAACCGCTGAAAATCGTGACGGTGATTTATATTTCTCAGTAAACTTGCCTGATTTGCCTGTAGCTACTGTTGGTGGTGGAACAAGTCTTGAAGTAGCTCATGAAGGACTGGAAATTTTGGGCGTTGCAGGTTCAGGTAAAGCTCGTGAATTTGCAGAGATTGTTGCAAGTACTGTTTTAGCTGGTGAATTGTCACTTGTAGGAGCACTCGCAGCAGGACACCTTGCAAGAGCTCATCAGGAACTTGGAAGAGGTTAATCAAATGGATGAGTTTTTAGATACCTTGTATCCTGAATTGACCCTTGAAACTGATGATATTATAATGAATTTAGCGATAAAAAAAGACTACTCCAAAATTGGGGATTTTGATAAAAGAAAAGAAGAATTTATAAAGGATTTGAATGATTTTATAGAGGAATTTTCTAAAACTCCAGAATCCGATGATTTTGTGAGATATTTTGATGATTAGTATTTGGAATCTATCTTTTCAAATACTTTTTTAATATTTACTTTTGTTTCAAAACACCCTGTTTTTTCAAGCAGAACTCCTTGCGGACAAAAATCTGATAGAAGCATCATCATCTGGTTTAAATCCTCATGACATGCAACTCCAAGGACAGCTTTAAATTTATTTTCCATGACTATTTTTTTAACAAAGCTTGATCCCGGAACAATATATAATTTGTATCCCATTGGTTCTGCCTTTTTTTTAATGGCTCCGATTGAACATAAACCGCATTCACTGCAATTGAGGCCTTCTTTTTGAAGCGGTGCCGGACAGTCTCTGTGTCTTAGGCAGTGCGGTAGAAATATTAATGTTTTTTCTGCAGGGATTTCTTTAAATCTCTCTTTGTTGAGGTCATCCCTGACTCTAATTGCAATGTTGTCAATAAGATGGTCATCAAGCTTTAAAAAATGAGCTATTGTTTTGAAAGGTGAATATAATAAATCGACAATATACAATAGGAATCTTGGAAATTTTATCTGATTTTTTCGGGCTATCAAATAACCTAAAATCAATACAATAACAAAGAGGATTAAAATCAGAATAGCTACAATAACTACCAACTGACCTAAAAACATGTAAAATGAATCGATAAATAACATTTTTCAACCTAAAATTCTTCAATTGTATAATTGTCAAAGTCTTTATTTAATTTCACACCTGTCGGTGTTTTCAGTATTTCAAGTCCGGATAAACTGTCGCATGAACATAATATATTCTGTTCTGGGTGTGTTCCTGGTGTAATGTTGCAGTTTAGGTTAACTCCATCTCCTATGGATATAACAGTTTCTAAGCGTTTTGTTGATGGATGGTCTTTGTTTAAAATAACTAACGGTGAAGATTCTTCACGACTTAAGTAAGCCTGTGAACGTATCGCCCTTTTGTCTTTTTTAAAGTTTGACACGGCAATTATGTCGTCTGATTCTAAAAACTGAACTATCTCTTCGTTGTCCTGGGTTGCAATAAAAAGCATCTTATTTTCATAGGCTACCTTAACAATCCCCACCATTCCGGTTTCTCCTTCAAGAAATAGTATTTCATCATTTTTAAAATCAATATTCATAAAAATCACTAAAAAAAATAAAAAGAGAGTAAATGAATTTACTCTGCTAGTTCCACGTTGTCACTTTGACAGGACGGACAAACGACTTTTTTTCCAAGTCCTTTGAATGTATTTCCACAGTCTTTACATCGGTATTTTTTTGTTTTCAATTTTTTTAAATCTATGTCGGCCATTGGCCCTCCGCTAGAACACATTTGAAATCACCTTGTTATATAATATATAATATATTATATTAATATATTTTGAATGCTTTCTATTTTTTCAAGAGTTTCACTGTCATTTGTAATATCATATTTTAACTTTAGGAAATACAGTGTCTGGTTATACAGTTTATTTTCCTCATATTCCTCAATCAATTTATCCAGTGTTTCTAGAATGAAGGGGTTGACTCCGACTTGTATATTCTTGTTTTTAAGTATTTCAATTGATTCGTCCACTGTCAGGTCAATTTGCGGATCTTTGCTTTTGATGTAGTTTATTTCAGTGTATGCCATCGGATTCAATTCAAATTCCATACTGTATCTGAACAGTGCAAAGGCGGTTTCCATCAGATTTTCTTCAATATAGTAATATCCAAGTGACCTGTAGCATCTTGCAATGTCCTGGGGATAATAAGCATATTGGAGTGCATCTGTTGCATACATGAAATATTTGTTATATGTATAGGTGTGGACTTTGTAGATTTCACATAACTCTAAAATGATTCTTGAAGACACAGGGTTGATTTTAATTGCTTTTTTCAGGTATTTTTCTGCTTTGTCGTATTGCTGATTTTCCAAAAGCAAAAATCCGTAAATATAATAAAGGTCAAGTAAAGGCTGATTGTCGGGAATGTATCGTACTGTTTTTTCAGCACCAATGTATTCATTGAATAATGTCTCTTCGAGGGGACTGGTAAAAAAGTGATACTCGCTTACCTTGTCGTCTTCAAACATTGGCGGAAAACTTTCCATAAACTTGTCTAATTTATTTAAAGCGGTTTTATATTCTTCCTCTTCGATGTCGTATGAGATGTCATTTAAAATGTCTATTATGGGATTTTCCTTTTCGGATATTTCGATAAATTCGTTTTTTTCATCTTCAGACAGGCAATCCCACATCATGCGTGAAATCTCTTTTATTATTTCTTTATTATATGGATGGTCGGCATATTTTTCAATTTGTCCGGATAAATATTTTTTATTCAAGTCAGGGTTTTCTCCCAGATTGGATTTGATTTCATTTATTATGTCTTCGTACATTAACACACCTAAAGTTAGATTAATGGGTAATATTTTTATATTACCCTTACTTATATTATATATGTATAAAAATTTACTTTTATATTATTTTATTAAAAAAAATTTAAGGTGATTATGAAATGGCAAATCAACCAATATTCATCCTTCCTGAAGGAACCGAAAGATATTCAAAAAGAGATGCTTTAAGAATGAATATCACAGCGGCTAAAGTTTTATCTGGTATTGTAAGAACTACTTTAGGTCCTAAAGGTATGGATAAAATGTTAGTTAATTCATTAGGTGATGTAACTGTCACCAATGATGGTGCAACTATCATGAGAGAAATGGAAATTAACCAACCTGCAGCTAGAATGCTTGTTGAAACTGCAAAAAAACAGGAAGAAATCGTTGGAGACGGAACCACTTCCGTAGTTGTTATTGCAGGTGAATTATTAGCTAAAGCTGAAGAATTATTAGATGACGGTATTGCAACATCTGTTGTTGTAAAAGGATATAGGAATGCTACTGCAAAAGCTATTGAACTTTTAAATGATATTGCTATTGATGCAGACGATGAAGAAACTCTTAAAAAAGTAGCTGTCACTGCAATGAGTGGTAAAGGTTCTGATTATGCAAAAGAACATTTAGCAGATTTAGTTGTAAAAGCAGCATTAAGAATTGAAGAAGACGGAAAATCTGAAATCGAAAACATTAATATTCAAAGAGTTTCCGGTGATGCTGTAGAAGATTCATTTTTAGCAGAAGGAATTGTAATCGACAAGGCTCCTGTATCTAAAAGCATGCCAAAAGATATTGAAGATGCAAAAATCGCTATTATAAAATATCCTATTGAATTGAAAGATATTAACACTGATTCTAAAATTGACATAACCAGTCCTGATCAGTTCGAAGCTTTCCTGCTTCAAGAAGAACAAATGATTAAAGATTTAGTGCAAAAAGTAATTGATTCAGGTTGTAACGTATTATTCTGTCAGAAAGGTATTGACGATATGGCAGAACACTACTTGAAAAAAGCAGGAATCATGGCTTACAAAAGAGTTAAAAAATCTGACATGGAAAGAATTGAAAAAGCTACCGGCGCTAAATTTGTAAGTGATATTGAAGATTTAACTCCTGATAAATTAGGTACTGCAGGTCACGTATATCTTGATAAATTATTTGACCATGAATTGACCTTCATTGAAGAATGTGAAAATCCAAAAGCTTCATCTATTGTTTTAAGAGGCAGTACACGTTATGTAACCGAACAAATTTCCAGAGCTATTGATGATGCTTTAGGTGTTGTTGCAGCTACCATTGAAGAAGGTAAAGTTCTCATTGGTGGAGGAGCTTGTGAAATTGATTTGGTAAAACAATTAAGAGAATACGGTGAATCTGTAAGTGGAAGAGAACAATTAGCTATTTTAAAATATGCTGAAGCTTTAGAAATCATTCCAAAAACCTTAATTGAAAATGCAGGTCTCGATACCATTAACTTAATTGCAGATTTAAAAGCTGCTCACGAAGAATCCAAATTCATCGGTATTAATGTATTTACAGGTGAAGTTGTTGATATGAAAGAAGCTGGCGTTATTGAACCTTTAAGGGTTAAAATCCAGGCTCTTCAGTCTGCAGGTGAAGCATCTGAAATGATTTTACGTATTGATGATATGATTGCAGCTAGAAATGCATTGGAATCTACCGGACCTGATGAGTCTGGTAATGATGCAAGTGGTATGCCACCAATGCCTCCTGCACCAGGTATGGGCGGAATGCCACCTATGATGTAAATATAATTTTACATCTTTCTTTTTTTTTATTTTTAGAGCTTATTTTTAATTATACTATATTAAACTAATCGTTTTTTAATCTTAATAACTTTAAATCAATGTTTTTAGTTTAAATAGCTTTAAAATATATGTATTTTTATATGATAAGCATTACAATAACAGATTTCATTTTAGTATAGTTAAGTTACTTTAAATTTTATTTCATATAGTCAAATCTTTTTAGAGCGATTTTCAACAATAATTTCAGTTATTTCCTTATTTTCAGTAAGTTTTAAGGTTATTTTTAAAAAATAAAAAAGAATAATGCTATTTTGGAAATAAAAAGGTTTATATAAGATATTTGTAATAAATAATGTTGAAGTGAGATGGTAGTCTCACTGTTGTTTAAAAAAATTGTTATGGAGGTAAATTAATTTGAACAAACAATTATTGCTCACTATTTTTTTAGTATTTGCTGTATTGTTTTCAGTGAGTGCTATTTCAGCAAGTGAGATTAATGTTACAGATTCATATGCTACAAGCTTAGTAGATGACACATCAGATGTCTCAGTCCCATTGGAGAAAACTGCTGATTCATCAGAAATTTCTGTATCTAGTGATTCAAATGTTGATAATGATTCATCTAAAGTTTCTCTATCAAGTGAAGAAGTTTTAGGATCTGAAAATTCAAATACTTTATCAACATTAACGTATTCAAATGATGGTGTAAATGGGGTTACCAGTTTAACTGTATCATCTGATGATGTATACGGAGCTGCCGGTAATGTTTCTTCTACTGTAAATATTGCAGACACTATCAAATCAAGTGATGTTACTAAATATTATAAAGGAAGTACAAAATACACCGCAACATTTACTGATATTGAAGGAAATGTTTTAGCAAATACTAATGTTAAAATAGTCGTAAATGGTGCAACAAATACTGTAAAAACAAATTCAAAAGGTGTGGCTTCCTTAGCTGTCAATCTTAAACCTGGTACTTATAAAGTTGTTGCAACTAATCCAAGTACAAATTATCAGCTGACAACAACTTTCAAAATTTTATCCACAATCCAATCAAGTGATATTTCTAAAGTTTATACTGATGGAAAGAAATTTACTGCAACATTCTTAAAAAGCAACGGTAAAGCTTTAGCTAACAAAAATGTCAAGTTTAAGATTAATGGAAGAACTTATACAGTAAAAACTAATGCCAATGGTGTAGCTAGCCTTTCATTGACTAGCCTTGCAAGAGGTACCTATAAAATTATTTCATATAATACAGATGGTTTAACTAAAACTAATACTGTTAAAGTGGTATCATCCACTACTTCCAAGTTAACCACTTCTGCTTATACTTTCCTTAAAAGTGACACCAAAAAAATCAAAGTCACTTTACTTAATGGTTTAGGCTATGCACCGGGCGCTGGAAAAATTATTAAATTTACTATTAATGGAAAAACCTATACTTCAAAAACTAACAGTAAAGGTATTGCTTATTTGACTTTACCTACATTGGCTAACGGAGTATATACTATAAAATATAAATTCGATGGAAATACATTTTACAAAGCATCAAGTGCTTCAAATAAAATTACCATTTTACCAAGTAAAACCCCTACATTCACAATAAAAAGTGGTACTACTTTTGCAAAAGGTGTTACAGGCACATTTAAATTAGCATTAACATCAGGTAGTGTTCCTTTAGCTAGTAAGGTTGTTACTTTAACTTTAAATGGTCAAACTTATACAAAAACTACTGATACTAACGGAATAGTCTCTTTACCTATTTCATTAGCTGTTGGTAATTATCCTGTTACTTACTCTTATGCAGGAGATTCTAAAGTAAACGCAAAAAGCGAATCTTCAACAATTGCTGTTAAAGATAGAACTGCTACTTCTATAACCTGGAGCAGTGGCACTTCTTTCGATAGCGGTTCACAAACTTTCAAAGTATTATTAAAAGACGTAGACAATAAGGCATTATCTGGTAAAACTGTAAAATTAGTTGCAAACGGCAAAACTTATACTGCAACTACCTCTTCTACCGGTTATGCTACATTCAGTGCAAATCTTGGTGCAGGAAACTATACTGTAACCTACAAGTATGAAGCTGACGGAGATATTTTCAACCTTCCAAGCAGTTCCAGCCAGAAAATCAGTGTTGTTAAAACAGAAAAACAAATTACTGCTGGATATGGATACTGGGTTTTCGGTGGAGATATGAAAAATGTTGATTTAAGTTCTCTTGCTTCCAAAGGAACTACTGAATTATTCTTAAATTCCTATGCAATATCTTTATACGGTAAATCTGCTGTGGAATCATGGATTGCATCAGCAAACAGTTTAGGAATGAGGGTTCACATTTGGATGCAGACCTTTTATGATGGTGGTTGGATTAATCCTGTCAAAAGCGGATCTGCAAATACTGCTTACTTCAATACTGTAATCAATGAAGCTAAAACATATGCTGCACTTAAAGGTGTTGCAGGTGTTCACTTTGATTACTTAAGATATCCTGGTACTGCTTATAAAACTTCCGGAGGAACAGCTGCAATAAGTCAATTTGCTAAATTAGCTGCAGATGCTATTCATAAGGTAAATTCAAATCTAATTGTTTCATGTTCAGTAATGCCTGAAACAACTAGCAACATATATTATTATGGTCAGGATATATCTGCTCTCAGTTCCTATATGGATGTACTTGTTCCTATGGCATACAAAGGAAATTACGGAAAATCAACTTCATGGATTTCATCCGTAACAAAATGGTTTATACAAAATTCTAAAGGTGCTGAAATTTGGATGGGATTACAAGGTTACAAATCAGATGATGATGTTACAAAATTATCAACTTCTGAGATTACCCAAGATGTTCAAGCATCAATTACTGCTGGTGCAACCGGTTCAATTATATTCAGATGGAGTTTATCTAACTATGTAAACTTTAATTCAATAACTGGTCCATCTTCATCTTCCTCATCCTCTTCATCAAGTTCTACAACTGGATCTGTTTCAGTTGCAAATATTTTAGCTGCTGCAAATACTTTAAAAACATCAATTGCTTCCAGCGGAGTCATTCCTGAAAAGGTAACTGTTGGTGGAGTAAGTTATACAACTCCTCAATTCTTATATATGATGGCTCAGGCTACAGTAAATCTTAACTCTGGTAAAACTACTGGTGTATCACCTGTAAGTGCATCAGCTCCTTCAAGTCCGAGTGGAAGTGCTACAGGTCAATTAAATCAGGCAGGTTATGTTGATGTTGCATCCAGATTAGTAAGTTTCATAGCATCAAATAATCAGGCTCCAAATTATGCTAGTTCCACTTTAG from uncultured Methanobrevibacter sp. includes these protein-coding regions:
- the hmgA gene encoding hydroxymethylglutaryl-CoA reductase (NADPH), with translation MTNQEIIDKLLNGEMKLYQVDKEVSPKEATDIRREFLEQKYDLKLSNISNYTLDMERASARNIENSIGVLQLPMGIAGPLKINGEYCNREVFVPLATSEGALVASINRGASTITSSGGVNARVVSDIMTRAPAIKCSGVGDALKIKQWFIDNFDELKEIAESTTSHGKLVKIDPILIVGSYVYPRFVFSTGDSMGMNMVTIASEKILEKLAEETTATHIALSGNVCVDKKPAAINVVEGRGKSVIADILVPKDIVAKKLKTTAEAIVEVNIAKNLVGSAASGSMAYNAHYANMVAAIFLATGQDAAHVVEGSLGITTAENRDGDLYFSVNLPDLPVATVGGGTSLEVAHEGLEILGVAGSGKAREFAEIVASTVLAGELSLVGALAAGHLARAHQELGRG
- a CDS encoding tetratricopeptide repeat protein; this translates as MYEDIINEIKSNLGENPDLNKKYLSGQIEKYADHPYNKEIIKEISRMMWDCLSEDEKNEFIEISEKENPIIDILNDISYDIEEEEYKTALNKLDKFMESFPPMFEDDKVSEYHFFTSPLEETLFNEYIGAEKTVRYIPDNQPLLDLYYIYGFLLLENQQYDKAEKYLKKAIKINPVSSRIILELCEIYKVHTYTYNKYFMYATDALQYAYYPQDIARCYRSLGYYYIEENLMETAFALFRYSMEFELNPMAYTEINYIKSKDPQIDLTVDESIEILKNKNIQVGVNPFILETLDKLIEEYEENKLYNQTLYFLKLKYDITNDSETLEKIESIQNILI
- the thsA gene encoding thermosome subunit alpha, with translation MANQPIFILPEGTERYSKRDALRMNITAAKVLSGIVRTTLGPKGMDKMLVNSLGDVTVTNDGATIMREMEINQPAARMLVETAKKQEEIVGDGTTSVVVIAGELLAKAEELLDDGIATSVVVKGYRNATAKAIELLNDIAIDADDEETLKKVAVTAMSGKGSDYAKEHLADLVVKAALRIEEDGKSEIENINIQRVSGDAVEDSFLAEGIVIDKAPVSKSMPKDIEDAKIAIIKYPIELKDINTDSKIDITSPDQFEAFLLQEEQMIKDLVQKVIDSGCNVLFCQKGIDDMAEHYLKKAGIMAYKRVKKSDMERIEKATGAKFVSDIEDLTPDKLGTAGHVYLDKLFDHELTFIEECENPKASSIVLRGSTRYVTEQISRAIDDALGVVAATIEEGKVLIGGGACEIDLVKQLREYGESVSGREQLAILKYAEALEIIPKTLIENAGLDTINLIADLKAAHEESKFIGINVFTGEVVDMKEAGVIEPLRVKIQALQSAGEASEMILRIDDMIAARNALESTGPDESGNDASGMPPMPPAPGMGGMPPMM
- a CDS encoding pseudomurein-binding repeat-containing protein, with product MNKQLLLTIFLVFAVLFSVSAISASEINVTDSYATSLVDDTSDVSVPLEKTADSSEISVSSDSNVDNDSSKVSLSSEEVLGSENSNTLSTLTYSNDGVNGVTSLTVSSDDVYGAAGNVSSTVNIADTIKSSDVTKYYKGSTKYTATFTDIEGNVLANTNVKIVVNGATNTVKTNSKGVASLAVNLKPGTYKVVATNPSTNYQLTTTFKILSTIQSSDISKVYTDGKKFTATFLKSNGKALANKNVKFKINGRTYTVKTNANGVASLSLTSLARGTYKIISYNTDGLTKTNTVKVVSSTTSKLTTSAYTFLKSDTKKIKVTLLNGLGYAPGAGKIIKFTINGKTYTSKTNSKGIAYLTLPTLANGVYTIKYKFDGNTFYKASSASNKITILPSKTPTFTIKSGTTFAKGVTGTFKLALTSGSVPLASKVVTLTLNGQTYTKTTDTNGIVSLPISLAVGNYPVTYSYAGDSKVNAKSESSTIAVKDRTATSITWSSGTSFDSGSQTFKVLLKDVDNKALSGKTVKLVANGKTYTATTSSTGYATFSANLGAGNYTVTYKYEADGDIFNLPSSSSQKISVVKTEKQITAGYGYWVFGGDMKNVDLSSLASKGTTELFLNSYAISLYGKSAVESWIASANSLGMRVHIWMQTFYDGGWINPVKSGSANTAYFNTVINEAKTYAALKGVAGVHFDYLRYPGTAYKTSGGTAAISQFAKLAADAIHKVNSNLIVSCSVMPETTSNIYYYGQDISALSSYMDVLVPMAYKGNYGKSTSWISSVTKWFIQNSKGAEIWMGLQGYKSDDDVTKLSTSEITQDVQASITAGATGSIIFRWSLSNYVNFNSITGPSSSSSSSSSSSTTGSVSVANILAAANTLKTSIASSGVIPEKVTVGGVSYTTPQFLYMMAQATVNLNSGKTTGVSPVSASAPSSPSGSATGQLNQAGYVDVASRLVSFIASNNQAPNYASSTLGQISYDKLVDAFSRILAYYKTNSQLPNQVEIKNVAASSSSSSSSSSSTATPSSATATAKTISIKNILTGASNLKTYLSDKGSLPNTVTAGGITFTTAEFLYLMSQAIYQIGNSNSTDVAYISGVSSPESPSGDTISSEQLTKDNYITVANNVAKFIKTNNLAPNYASSAVGKIIYSELVDSFSRVLAYYNTNGALPNYVVVTYGSGSSSSSMSATGSGINQKNTESDVSKYLKATTNCQVGNSAIKSIVDSITSGLTSDLDKAKAIYNYVRDKVSYSFYYDTRYGAVGTLNAKTGNCVDQSHLVISMFRTAGLAARYVHGTCVFTSSGSTYGHVWAQVLVDGQWYVADCTSTRNSFGYVANWYTSSYSLHGIYASISF
- a CDS encoding DUF116 domain-containing protein, which gives rise to MLFIDSFYMFLGQLVVIVAILILILFVIVLILGYLIARKNQIKFPRFLLYIVDLLYSPFKTIAHFLKLDDHLIDNIAIRVRDDLNKERFKEIPAEKTLIFLPHCLRHRDCPAPLQKEGLNCSECGLCSIGAIKKKAEPMGYKLYIVPGSSFVKKIVMENKFKAVLGVACHEDLNQMMMLLSDFCPQGVLLEKTGCFETKVNIKKVFEKIDSKY